A section of the Mobula birostris isolate sMobBir1 unplaced genomic scaffold, sMobBir1.hap1 scaffold_2084, whole genome shotgun sequence genome encodes:
- the LOC140192672 gene encoding gamma-aminobutyric acid receptor-associated protein-like has translation MRFQYQNEQPFELRRAEGEKIRAKYPDKVPVIVEKCPRTRLRSLDKKKYLVPSDITVGQFCFLIRKRIQLRPEEALFFFVNNVLPPSSATMGEVYKEHHEQDLFMYLLYSCESVYGN, from the exons ATGCGGTTCCAGTACCAGAACGAACAGCCGTTTGAGCTGCGGCGGGCAGAGGGCGAGAAAATTCGTGCCAAGTACCCTGACAAAGTCCCG GTCATCGTGGAGAAGTGTCCGAGGACCCGTCTGCGCTCTCTGGACAAGAAAAAGTATCTGGTGCCCTCTGATATCACAG TGGGACAATTCTGTTTCCTAATCCGCAAACGCATCCAGCTACGTCCCGAGGAAGCCCTGTTCTTCTTCGTCAATAACGTGCTTCCTCCCTCCAGTGCCACCATGGGGGAGGTTTACAAGG AACATCACGAGCAAGATTTGTTCATGTACCTGCTTTACAGCTGCGAGAGTGTCTACGGCAACTGA